The sequence below is a genomic window from Deltaproteobacteria bacterium.
GCAGGTTGATGAATTTCTCCTGCGGCAAAAGGCCCAGCGAAAACATCACCGCGTAGAGACCGGGAACGTCATGACCTTTCGACGAGAAATAAATGTCTCGATCGGGGTGTTGAATGCCGAGCTTGGCAATATTCAATTCGCGATAATAGAGATCGGTAACTATGTCCAGCGAGCTAAAGCTCGAGCCCAAATGGCCCGACCCGGCGCGCTTCACGGTGGCGAGCGTATTGGCGCGGCACATGTCGGCAATAATCCCGAGCTTATCGTGCTGCGGCAGCGCCGCGGCGTGAACCCGGGCAAACTCAGCCGCCGGTATCAGTTGAATCTTAATCAATCGCTTTGCCGTTGATGGACAATTATCGAGGTGCAGAGACAAGCGGCTCAACCCACGCGAATCAGTAGGCTTTGCCCGGTCTCCAAATGAAACTTGAGGTAGTTCGTGCGACTCGCGACAAATTCATCGACCGCCTGCTTACTCCCCTCACAAGTGGTAAAACCGTAATCGTCCGCCACCATCACACCGCCGACCAGCAACCGTTCTGAGAAAAACTCCAGGCAGGCGCGGGTCGGCGCATAGATGTCGACGTCCACATGAACGAAGCAAAACTTTTCCTGCGCGAGCTCGGCGCAGCGATCTTCAAAACGCCCCTTCTGCACCATCACGTTGGGGAATACCGACAGGTATCTTTTCACTTCTTCGAAGGATGTATCGCCGAACTTTCCCGGCCAGTGGCTGTCGTCCTGCTTGGCGATGTCGTCGGGATGCCCCTCAAAAGTGTCGATCGAATGGATTCTTAAGGGTCGACCAAACAACTGCTGCGCCGTGGCGGCGATGAAGTAGCTGCCGCCGCCGCGATAGACGCCGATTTCTGCAATGCTGACGTCGGCGTTAGCCAGATGGCGGACATTGCACAGCGCTTGATACAAGACATAGAGGCGATCGTAGTACAGAAGCGATCGCCTATCGGCGATCACCCTGTCGGCGAGTTCTTTGAATCCGCCGATTTCTTGGATGCGACTTTTTTCCCAGTAGCCCGCGCCGTAGGTTTGCGGGCAGTAGTGAAAATCGTCGCGGTAGCGATAGACCGCCAACCCTAGCTTGGGGCCAAGTTTTTTGAAAAGCGGCTTGGCGCGCAGTTTTCTGCGCTCTCTGCGCCGTTGTTTATTCTGATACTTTTCGGTCAATTCACTCATGAAAACTACAGGCCGCCAGGATTGACGTTCATATAAACATCTTTGAGCGTAGAATACACATCCAACGCCTCGGTGCCGGGCTCGCGTGAGCCGTTCCCCGACTGTTTCACACCGCCGAAGGGCATATGGGCCTCGCTGCCATAGGTTCCGGCATTGACGACCGCCACACCGGCCAGCACTTTCTGCGTAAACTCGACGGCACGGTCAAGGTTGCGCGTGTGGATACACGCCGTCAAGCCGTACGGCGAATCGTTGGCGAGCGCCAACGCGGAGGCAAAATCTTTGACGCGGTACAGACAAGCGATCGGTCCGAACAATTCACGCGTCGACAGCTCATCTTCAGCCGTGACGGCTTCGAGCAGCGTCGGCGCCACATAAAAACCTTTCTTGTGCGACGCATCCACGAGCCGTTCGCCGCCAATCAGGACTCTGGCACCGCGCCGCTGGGCGTCGGCGACGGCGCACAGCATATTTTTCAACTGCTTCTCGTTGATCACCGGACCCAAGTCGTCTTCGTCGGCGGTGCCAACCTTGAGCTGCCGCGTTCGCTCGATCAGCAAATCACGAAATTTTTCATAGATGGACCGGAAAATGATGATGCGGCTGGCCGCCGCGCAGCGCTGCCCCGAGTTGCTGAAAGCTGAAAGCAGCACCCATTTTGCGGCATTGTCCAAGTCGGCGTCATCGCAGACCACTAGAGGATTCTTACCGCCGAGCTCGAGGGACACTTTGGTCAAGCGTTCGCCGGTCACCGCGCCGATTCTTTTCCCCACCGTCGTTGACCCGGTGAAGCTGATCACATCGATATCCGGATGCGCCGCCAGGGGCGCACCGGCCTCCTCGCCGTAGCCGTGAATCACGTTTAGCACTCCATCGGCAAGCCCAGCGGAGCCCGCGATCCGAGCGAATAGCCACGCCGTCATCGGCGTATCTTCAGCCGCCTTTAGGACCGCGGCATTGCCGCAAATCAAAGCCGGAAACACTTTCCAAGCGACGTTGGCGATCGGCGTATTTGCCGCAACGATCAATCCGGCGACCCCCAACGGTTGGCGCACTGTCAGCGCGTAGCGATTAGGCGTGCCGCTGGTGGTCGTGCGGCCATACAGTCTCTGGCCCTCGCCCGCGTAAAATAAACCTAACTCGATCGCGCCATCGGTTTCCCCTAGCGCCGCAGCCTTGGACTTGCCGGTCTCCAGGGCGACTATCGCGGCGATCTCTTCGCGCTGCTGGCGCATCGCCAGCGCGACCGCGTGCAGCAGCATGCCGCGGCGCACAGCGGGCATGGCCGCCCATTGGGGCTGCGCCCGCCGCGCCGCCACCACCGCCAACTCAACGTCCGTGGCGCGCGAACGGGCCACCTGGCACAGTCGCTCGCCGGTCGCTGGATTGAGCTTGTCGAACCACTTATCGGCTACCGCAGGGCGATCCGTCCCACCGATGAGGTTGGGAATGCGAGTTGGCGTCGAGCTCACGGCTTCACCACGCGGTCCAGCCGCCGTCAATGACAAGGTTAGAGCCGGTCATGTAGGCTGAAGCTTCGGAGAGCAAAAACACGATGGCGCCGTTGTACTCGTCGGCTCGCGCCATCCGGCCCATCGGCACGCGCTGGCAATAGCCCTCAAGAAATTTCTCGTCCTGATGATTGAAAACACCGCCGAGGGTTAACATGTTCACTCGCACTTTCTGCGCCGCCCAATAGGTTGCGAGGTAGCGCGTGAGATTGACCAAACCCGACTTCGACGCGGAATAGGCTACCGGCTTGAAAAACGGCGCGCCGCTCCTCCGGCGATATTGGTAGATTCTTTGATCGGGCGACACCACGCCGTAGATCGAGCCGATGTTGATGATCGAGCCGCCGGCGGACTGGGCCATCTGTCCGCCGATTACCTGGCAGCAGAGAAAGACTCCTTTTAAATTGACGTCGAGCACCTGGTCCCAGGATGCTTCGGGGTATTCCTCGAAAGGACCGTTCTCCGCTGCGGGCGCGTTGGGCGGCGAATCCAGCGCCGCCGCGTTGATCAAACCAAAGGGCACGCCCCATTTCGCGTTCACCTGGGATAAGCCATCCTCGAGCGACCTGCGCGACGCAACATCAACCGCCACAGTCATGAGCTGGTCGAGGGAGGCCTCGCCACAGAGCCGCGCCGCAATGTCGGCGGCCGGTGCCTGATCGAAGATCGCCACCCGCGCACCGCGCCCGATCAGCGCGGCGCAAAACTGCTGCCCTAGCTGGCCTAAACCTCCGGTTACAATGACCGTCTTATGCTGCACATCGAAAACATCCTCAGCCAAAGATGCCATTGTCGACTAACTCGATGACGCCGAAAACACCCGTTCGAACAGATCGCAAACTTCGCGCACGGCGCCCTGGCCGCCGTGAGCTTCTGTGCGATACAGCCCCAGCTCAACAACGTCAGGGTGCGCATCCTGCACGACGACTGGAAAACCAACGTTTTGCAGGCATGTCCGGTCATTCAAGTCGTTGCCGACGAAGGCCACTTGCTGCAGCGACAGGCCGCGCTCTTGGGCGGCCCGTTCAAGCTCAGCGCGCTTGTCGGCGCAGCCCTGCACACAAGGAATGCCCAACTTCTTGCTTCTGACGCCGACGATGGGATTGACTTCCGTCGAGATGATCATGGTCGCAATGCCGAGCCGTTTGAGCTTTTCCAAGCCGATGCCATCGCCGCGGTAGCAACAGACCGCCTCCGCGCCATCGGCGAAAACATAAACCTTATTGTCGGTGAACACTCCGTCGAAGTCGAAGGCGATCAAACGGATCGCGCGGATGCGTTCTTGTAGGCTCGGGCTGGGCGATTTCAAGTGTCCTCTAGGCGTCGCGCAGATCGTCGAGGAGGATATTTTCGTCCGCTTCGAGACTGCGCCGCGTGTGCCGCCCCAGGACCCGATCGATTTGGTTGGGCGGCAAGCCATCGTTGGGCGATTTCAGGGCGATGTCTTCCAGAGTGATTTTGTGGCCGGCAGGTAAATTTCGCGCCGCAACAATTTTTTTGGCCATTTTCACCAGCGGCCTTTCTTCCGACGGATAGGTGCGCTTAACCCCGTCACCCATCGCCACCGCAGCCCGCTGTAGATCGCGCACCAGTCGGCGCATGCCGCCGGGTTCCAAGGAAAACGCATGATCGGCGCCCTTCCAAGCGCGATTCAACGTGAAATGTTTCTCGATCACCCGCGCGCCCAACGTGTAGGCGACCATCGCCAACGCGATGCCGTTTTGGTGATCCGAAAGCCCCACGACAATGTCTGGAAACCGTTCACGAAAGGTCGTGATTACCTTCAGATTCATCTGCTCGGGATCCACCGGGTAGCTGGCCGTGCATTGCAGCAAGCAGAGATTCTGATTCAGCGCCATGATCGTATCGTAGGCGCGTTGCACGTCATCCAGGGTTCCGCCACCGGTGCTGACAATCATCGGTTTGCCAATGCGCGCGACATGCTTTAACAGTGACAAATTTCTCAGATCGCCGGAGGCGATCTTATAAGCCGGCATCTCCAGCTCGGCGAGAAAGTCTGCGCTGCGAAAATCGAAAGCGGTGGCAAACATCGTAATGCCCAACTCGCGGGCGTAGCGTTTGAGCTCGACGTATTCGTTACGGCCAAACTCCAAAGCTTCGCGATGGGCGCCGTAGGTCGGACCGAAACTATTCTCATTCTCGTAGGGCGACTCGTACATGGTGCGCGTATAGAGCGTGCGATTGTCGCGCTTTTGCAGCTTGACGGCGTTGACGCCGCATTCCTTCGCGGCGCGAAAGAACTCTTTGGCTTTGCCAAGATCGCCCTGATGGTTGTGGCCGATTTCGGCAATCACATAGCAGTCAGCTCCGTCGCGCGCGACCATATCGTTATCAATGTTCAAAAAAGCACTCACGAATCACTCCGGGTTAAAGGCGTCGAGACTTTTCGGTAAGCATTACCTAGCACCGAAACGTTGCGGCTGCCAACATCCTCACTCAACCTTGCAGAGCTACTTTGAAAAGCAGCATGCGATCGTTCCGCACGCCAACGAATTCCTTTTCCAAAATAAGCCCCAGTTGCGCCGGCGCTGCGGCTATTTTCGGATACGTCTTCTGCCAAGTCTTGGCTTCCGCTGCCAAATAGTCCGGCTTTTTTGTTTTCAGATAATCGGGAAACATCGACTCATTCACCCCGCTCAGAAGCAATGCTTGGGCTCCGGCATAGAAAGTCACTCGGTCGTCAAAAACCGCGACTTTGACTGCTTCGGCCCCGCCCCGCTGTTTGAGATAACGTCCGGCTTCCCGCACGAAGCCTTTTTCGCGTGAGATCGGTGCCAGAGTCTTAGGCAACGTGGCCGCCAGAAAAGTCGCCACCGTCAGGCCAACCGCGATCCTGGCGCGCGACTCGTTCACATTTGCTTTAAGCCAGTCCCACAGCCAAACAAGGCCCAGCGCAGACCAGCCGAGACAGATCGGCACGACTTGCACGGAATAGCGGCGACGCACAAGAATGATAGCCAGACCAAAAACAAAAAACAGTACGTAGGTTAAGAGCAACAAATCTCGACGCTGCCAAAATTGATTGCGCCACAGAAGGGTTAGTCCGATCAGCATAAAAGGCACAAATGGAAAATGCATCGCTTCGAACCAGGTGCCGATCGCCGGAAAAAAGTCCCACAGCACCTTCTTGGCGAACAACAGAGGATGATTTTTGACGAAACCCAGGAAATCACTCGCCTCCTCCGGCGACTGGGCCTCCCGCTCGCCGCCTTCGAGGAGCCCGGATTCACTCAAGCTCACTGCCAACGTCACTCCAGCCTTGCGGCTCAGCGCGCCCCATTGCCCCGTCTCTATACTCAAATAGACAATGTAGGGCAAAGCGAAAACAACGAACCCGCCGATCATCGCCAGCGAGCTGCCAGTCGCCCAACGAAGATCGATCTCCCGGCTCAGAAACACACGGATCGCCAAAAACAGCGGCATCACCACCAACAAGCCGATCGCTTCCGGGCGCACCAGGTACGCAAACCCCGCAACTAGCCCGCCGAGAAAAAATCCCAAGGCGCGGCGCGATCGATAGCCACGCTGAAACAGGAGCAACGCCACAACCACCAGAAGAAAATACGGGCTCTCACTTCTAACGTGTGCAGAGTAGCGCGCCAAGAATGGACTCAGCGCCGCCAAATACACCGCCACGAGCGCGATGCGTTCGTCGTCGAAGACCTCTTGCACCAAAAGATACAAGGGCCAGAGCAGAACAACGCCACAGAGGATCGAAAAGAGTTGGCCGCTCAGCTCCCAATTTGCGGTTAAAGGATAAACCAATGCAAGGAGTATGGGATAGCCTGGAGAATAGTAGGAGCCCAGCCCAGCCCACCAGCGGCCAGCATAGAAGGCTTGGGCCGCTTCGATATAGTGCACGCCGTCCGAGCTGATACAGTAATATTGCCACAGCAAGTAAAACCGAACCGCCGCACAAAGCAGCAATGCCCCTATGAGCATTTGCCGTGCAGACGATCTATCGTGGGTCCCAGCCATCTAACTAATCTAGGACAACAGCGGCAGCAGCGCCGTCAAATCGCGACCTTTTGCAAATCCAAGGCGCGGCTAGCTTGCTCGATTTGGCGCGCCCAGAGTTTTCGTTGCTGCGCATCGCTGCTGATGCTTCCCAGATAGGATCTTAGAAAGCGCATGCGCTGGCTCCTGCTAAGGTATTTGCCCAGCGTTCGATTGATCTGCACGAGATTTTTGATGCGCCGGCGGCGGTTCAATGCGCTGAAACGGCGCACGCCCTCGAGATCGAGAACAAAAAAACCGAACGCCCCGCCCGGGCCTTGCGGCACCGCAAGGATGTTAAAGTCCTTGAGATCATTGTGGTAGATATTTTTTTCATGCAGCCGGGCAAACAGTTGGCTGAGACCCCTGAGAAAGTCACGCCGTCGGTGCACTCCTGCGGCGCCACCGAGAGCCGCAAGGTCCTCCAGCCAGATACGATTCACAATCTTGCTGCCGGCGACTTCTTCAGTGAGGTAGAAACTCCGGCTTAAGAACCGGCCTTGGCGATGTTCGATAGCAGCGATCGGGCGTGCCGTGGCCACACCCGTATCGGCTAGGATGACGGCACCTCGGAGCGACCGGATCGCCCCCGAAGCGAAAAAAATCGAAACCAGCCTATGGCGCCAGGAGAAAGCGTCATAGCGTTTGATGTAAACCCGCACTTGCCGGTCGGCCGCTCCCAGCAACACACAACCCACCTTGATCTTCGATTGGTCCTTGATGATTTCACAGTCTGGCAGTTCTAGCAGCCGATCGGGGTCGGAGATCAGGTCGATGAACGCTTCGCTGGCAAAACTGGGGTCGACCCAAATCGCCGAGCGGCCGCGCCGACGAAAGACAAAATCAGCAAATCGCTGCGCCGCCACTCAGTGGACCGCCACCTCTTTGAGCAACGCGTCGACCTTAACGAAATGTTTGGGCCAACTGTACTCTTCAGCTAATTGCCGGGCTTCTCGGCGCAGCGAGGCATCGCTGCCGCTGCTCAGCAAATCTGTCAGCGCCTTGGCGAGCTCGTCGCTGTCTTCGCTACGCGCAACTGCGCCCTTTTTTAAGCGGCCGGCAAGAATCTCCGCGGCGCCTGCGGTCGCGCTAACCAGCACTGGCATGCCGCTAGCCAGGGCTTCCAGCACCACGTTGCCAAACGCTTCTTGCAAAGACGGCAGCGCCACCAGATCGGCGGCAGCGTAATAGTTTTCCACGTCGTCGCGCCGTCCGGCAAACACGATTCTCCCGGGCGCAACCCTTTCCGCCCACGATTTGTAATGGCCGAGCCGGGCATCGTCGCCGACAACCAACAAAAAGACTTCCTTCATTGGCTGTGCATCCCAGAGCGTGAGCAAACGATCGAGCCCTTTGCGTTGAAAACCGTTGCCGACAAAGAGCACAAGCGGCGCGTCCAGGGGAATCTGATTCCGCCGTCGCACCGATGGTCCGATCGCGTCCCGCTTGGCGGGGTGGAAACGCTCGGTGTCAACACCGTTGTAGATCACGGCGATACGCTCGTCGGCAATGGCATAGTGATCCATCAAATCGCGCTTGACCTCAGCCGAGACTGCGAGAATTTTTTTGTAGCTGTCCGAGCAAAATTCGCGCTCTTCAATCGCCAACAAGCTGCGGTGATACGGGCTCAACTGTTGCCACAATCGCCGGCGCACGCCGCCGCTCAGCGCCATCCGCTGCAAGAAACCGCGGTGCGAGCCACCGCCGCAGCGCAAGACATCCTGGCGCAGCATGCGCCCGAAGCTAACCACCACGTCGCACTTGAAGCGGGCAATTTCCTTCGGCCCTTGGACGGCCAGACTTACCAGCCGCGCGGTTCGCCCCAAGGGCAGCACCGGTAGCTGATGACTTTGCACTCCAGCCGGTGCTGCCACATCGAACTCACAGCAAAAAAGGTGAACTTCATGGCCCAGATCCCTGAGCCCTTCAGCGGTTCGATAAAGATCTTTTTCAGTGCCGCCTCTGAGATCAAGCCGTTTGTGTGCGAGCGCAATCCTCATCCGTAGTCAACAAACTCGCGCCTCTCGACTATTCACCGGATAGACGGCGGCGATTGAAACGATCGAGGGCTTGGTCGAGCGCGAGCACCTCGCGGCCGAGCAAGCCGGCAAGTTTTTCGGTGCGCAGTCCGCCCCGCAACGGTCGGACGGCCTTCTGCTTCATGCTCGCCGTCGTCACCGGCGTAACGCGGCTGACATCGCCGCCCAGCGACTGCACCAACGCCCGGGTAAAATCGGTGCGCGGCAGTAGATCTTTGCCGACCACGTTGACGATGCCGCTGGCGCGCTTGCCGGCCAGCTCGATGCTGCATTCGGCGAGATAGTCAGCGAGAGTCGGATTGCCGATTTGATCGAAGGGAATCGTCAGCTCCTGACCCGTCTGCACCCGCTCATAAACCTGCATGGCGAAGTTTTTTTTCTTGGACAGCGGGTCCCAACCGTAAACCACCGTGGTGCGCAAAATCAGCACATCCGGCAAGATCTCGCGCAAGACAGTCTCTGCATCGAGCTTGCTTTTGCCGTAAACGCTCAGCGGTGAGGTTGGCGCCTGCTCATCGTAGGGCCCGTTCTGGCCATCGAAAACATACTCGGTCGAGTAAAAAACCAACTTTACGCCGAGGCGGGCGGCTTCCTGCGCCACCCGCCGCGGCCCCTCGACATTTTGTCTATAGGTTTCTTCAGGGTGCTCTTCGCAATAGTCGACGTGGGTCAGTGCCGCGCAAAGATAGATCGTGTCCGGCACGCACTCGCCAAAAAAGCGCTGCACCTGGGTGGCGTCGCTAATATCGAGCGGTTCTAAACCTGCGCGCGGTTGAGTGACGTGGGTGCCGACGACCGGGCGGTTCGCGGCCTTCAGACGGCGCATCAACTCCTGGCCGACGAGCCCGGAGGCACCGATGACTAACTGCGTATTTTCAGGCACGCTTCACTTCCTGGTCCAGGGAATTTTTCCACCGCATCAAGCTGCGAAAACTCTCGTCCATCACCCGATCGCATTCCCAACGCCGTTGGCGAGTCTTCTCTTCCAACCAACGCGCCAAAGCGGCGCCCTGCTTCGACGACAACTCGGTGTCGAGATAGGCGCGCAAAAATCGCATCCGGTCCTGCAACGAGATTCCCGGCAGCGGCATGCGATTCAACTGCACGAGGTTTCGTTTCCATTGCGACTGCGGCAGCGATTGCGGATAACGCCGCGTGCGGTCATTGTCCATGAAATAGAATTGCCAGCGCCGATCCTCCGCCGGACCGATGAATACATTGGTCGCCACTAAGTCGCCGTGGACAAAGCCAAGATCGTGAAACCGCCGGATTTCCCTTGCCAGCTGCTCGAGCCCCGTCCATTTGTCCGCCCGGCTCACGGTAGGCTTCGAGCGGCGAAGGTTTTGTTGCAGTGTCTGTATCAGCGACACTCCAGCTACTGGCACGGTCACCAGGAAGGCGCACTCGAGCAGGCGTCGGGTTCGTCTCTCCCCCGCCGCTATCGCCAGGGGAACGTTAAAGCCCGCCGCTGCCAACTCCACGCCCACCCGCTGGGCGCGGCGCGCCTTCGACAGACGAAAGCGATCCTTCAACATTCCGCCGGTGGTGCTAGGGTAAAATGTTTTCAGATAAAAGCTCTGTGCCGCTCCGCCGGTTTCCAGCAACTCTGTTTGCGGGTGCTTCGCGGCTGTTTGTTGCGCGATTCGCTCTCGCACCGCATCCCACAGCGGTCCGCTCCAATATTCTGAGCAAACCCACAGAGTCCAAGGACCGTCGCGCAGCGTGCTGTAACTATTGCCAATGACCATGGGCAGCTTTTTGCCCCACCGACCGGCGCAACACAGCGGCCACTTTGTTTACGATCGCGTCGCTGCTTATCGAGCGCATGCATATTTTGCCGATGGTGCAATTTTTTCGATAGCACGGCGCGCAATCGGCCTTGCCTTGAATCACCAACTCGCCAAAGCCGTAGGGCCCGGTGCGCTTTGGATCGGTGGCGCCCCACAACGAAATCACCGGCGTGCCAACCGCCGCCGCCAGATGCATCAGCCCCGTATCCGGACCGATACAGACAGAAGCGTGTTGAATGACGCCCACCGCTTCGCGCAATGAAGTTTGGCCGACCAGATTCACAACCCTACCCTCGGCGGCGCGGACAACTTGTTCGGCGACCGCCGCTTCACTGCCGCCGCCGAGCAAAACCACCGATAGCCCATGGTGCCGCAGCAACGCGTTGGCGCAGCCGGCGATCTGTTCAGCAAACCAATCTTTGCTCGGCCAGCGCGAACCGACGAACAACGCCGCGAAGGTGGTGTCGACACCGCTCAGGTGGCGGCGCACAGCGAGCTTGTCTTGCGGCGTCAATTCGATCTGCCACTCAATCGGCCGCGGCGCGATGCCTAGCCATTCGGCAAACTTCATGTAGTGATCGATCTTGGCCACCGAGTCGCCCACCGCGTCGATGTGATAGTTGTTAAAAAAGCCGTTGCCCTCCTTGGCGTCCGAGGGATGAAAACCCAAGCGGCACGGCGCTCCCGAAGCACGGCTCACCACGCCGCTTTTGAAATGACGCTGGAGGTCCAGCACGAGATCGAAACGGCGGGCGTGAATCTGTCGAAGAAACGGCCAGAGGGCCGCGATCGGACGGTGGCGATCATAGATGATCACCTCATCGATGGCGGCAAAATTCTCCAAGAGCGGAAAACAGGCGGGCTCCACGGACCAGGCAAGAAAGGCGCGCGGGAAACGACGCCGGACGAGCTGCGCCAGCGGCAAGGCGCGCGTGATGTCGCCCAAAGAGCCATGCAAAACGAAAAGAATCTTTTTCGGCTCAACCGGCAGCGCCATGGTAGCAGCTAACGAACTTGTTCCAGTCCTGCTCCGACAGATAACGGCGCGCGCTATCCAACTTGCGCACTGAGCGTTGCAAACGCGCCAAATTGCCGGCGGCGATTTTTTGCGGCACCGGGCCGAGAAACAGCACGGCTTTATCGAAATCGATGATATACGCCTTGAGCCCCTCGGCTTCGCGCCGGATCAAGATATTTTTAAGATTGAGATCGCCGTGGCAGACGCCTTGACGGTGCAGCGCGTGCAAACTCAACGCGACGGCTTGCAGCACTTTGTCCAGCCCTTCAGCGCGCGCAAAGCCATTTTGCAGAGCGGCCCAGAGGT
It includes:
- a CDS encoding SDR family oxidoreductase, which codes for MPENTQLVIGASGLVGQELMRRLKAANRPVVGTHVTQPRAGLEPLDISDATQVQRFFGECVPDTIYLCAALTHVDYCEEHPEETYRQNVEGPRRVAQEAARLGVKLVFYSTEYVFDGQNGPYDEQAPTSPLSVYGKSKLDAETVLREILPDVLILRTTVVYGWDPLSKKKNFAMQVYERVQTGQELTIPFDQIGNPTLADYLAECSIELAGKRASGIVNVVGKDLLPRTDFTRALVQSLGGDVSRVTPVTTASMKQKAVRPLRGGLRTEKLAGLLGREVLALDQALDRFNRRRLSGE
- a CDS encoding 3-deoxy-D-manno-octulosonate 8-phosphate phosphatase, which codes for MACRPTKSIGSWGGTRGAVSKRTKISSSTICATPRGHLKSPSPSLQERIRAIRLIAFDFDGVFTDNKVYVFADGAEAVCCYRGDGIGLEKLKRLGIATMIISTEVNPIVGVRSKKLGIPCVQGCADKRAELERAAQERGLSLQQVAFVGNDLNDRTCLQNVGFPVVVQDAHPDVVELGLYRTEAHGGQGAVREVCDLFERVFSASSS
- a CDS encoding SDR family oxidoreductase, with the translated sequence MAEDVFDVQHKTVIVTGGLGQLGQQFCAALIGRGARVAIFDQAPAADIAARLCGEASLDQLMTVAVDVASRRSLEDGLSQVNAKWGVPFGLINAAALDSPPNAPAAENGPFEEYPEASWDQVLDVNLKGVFLCCQVIGGQMAQSAGGSIINIGSIYGVVSPDQRIYQYRRRSGAPFFKPVAYSASKSGLVNLTRYLATYWAAQKVRVNMLTLGGVFNHQDEKFLEGYCQRVPMGRMARADEYNGAIVFLLSEASAYMTGSNLVIDGGWTAW
- a CDS encoding aldehyde dehydrogenase; the encoded protein is MSSTPTRIPNLIGGTDRPAVADKWFDKLNPATGERLCQVARSRATDVELAVVAARRAQPQWAAMPAVRRGMLLHAVALAMRQQREEIAAIVALETGKSKAAALGETDGAIELGLFYAGEGQRLYGRTTTSGTPNRYALTVRQPLGVAGLIVAANTPIANVAWKVFPALICGNAAVLKAAEDTPMTAWLFARIAGSAGLADGVLNVIHGYGEEAGAPLAAHPDIDVISFTGSTTVGKRIGAVTGERLTKVSLELGGKNPLVVCDDADLDNAAKWVLLSAFSNSGQRCAAASRIIIFRSIYEKFRDLLIERTRQLKVGTADEDDLGPVINEKQLKNMLCAVADAQRRGARVLIGGERLVDASHKKGFYVAPTLLEAVTAEDELSTRELFGPIACLYRVKDFASALALANDSPYGLTACIHTRNLDRAVEFTQKVLAGVAVVNAGTYGSEAHMPFGGVKQSGNGSREPGTEALDVYSTLKDVYMNVNPGGL
- a CDS encoding glycosyltransferase family 9 protein is translated as MALPVEPKKILFVLHGSLGDITRALPLAQLVRRRFPRAFLAWSVEPACFPLLENFAAIDEVIIYDRHRPIAALWPFLRQIHARRFDLVLDLQRHFKSGVVSRASGAPCRLGFHPSDAKEGNGFFNNYHIDAVGDSVAKIDHYMKFAEWLGIAPRPIEWQIELTPQDKLAVRRHLSGVDTTFAALFVGSRWPSKDWFAEQIAGCANALLRHHGLSVVLLGGGSEAAVAEQVVRAAEGRVVNLVGQTSLREAVGVIQHASVCIGPDTGLMHLAAAVGTPVISLWGATDPKRTGPYGFGELVIQGKADCAPCYRKNCTIGKICMRSISSDAIVNKVAAVLRRSVGQKAAHGHWQ
- a CDS encoding glycosyltransferase family 39 protein, encoding MAGTHDRSSARQMLIGALLLCAAVRFYLLWQYYCISSDGVHYIEAAQAFYAGRWWAGLGSYYSPGYPILLALVYPLTANWELSGQLFSILCGVVLLWPLYLLVQEVFDDERIALVAVYLAALSPFLARYSAHVRSESPYFLLVVVALLLFQRGYRSRRALGFFLGGLVAGFAYLVRPEAIGLLVVMPLFLAIRVFLSREIDLRWATGSSLAMIGGFVVFALPYIVYLSIETGQWGALSRKAGVTLAVSLSESGLLEGGEREAQSPEEASDFLGFVKNHPLLFAKKVLWDFFPAIGTWFEAMHFPFVPFMLIGLTLLWRNQFWQRRDLLLLTYVLFFVFGLAIILVRRRYSVQVVPICLGWSALGLVWLWDWLKANVNESRARIAVGLTVATFLAATLPKTLAPISREKGFVREAGRYLKQRGGAEAVKVAVFDDRVTFYAGAQALLLSGVNESMFPDYLKTKKPDYLAAEAKTWQKTYPKIAAAPAQLGLILEKEFVGVRNDRMLLFKVALQG
- a CDS encoding N-acetylneuraminate synthase — encoded protein: MVARDGADCYVIAEIGHNHQGDLGKAKEFFRAAKECGVNAVKLQKRDNRTLYTRTMYESPYENENSFGPTYGAHREALEFGRNEYVELKRYARELGITMFATAFDFRSADFLAELEMPAYKIASGDLRNLSLLKHVARIGKPMIVSTGGGTLDDVQRAYDTIMALNQNLCLLQCTASYPVDPEQMNLKVITTFRERFPDIVVGLSDHQNGIALAMVAYTLGARVIEKHFTLNRAWKGADHAFSLEPGGMRRLVRDLQRAAVAMGDGVKRTYPSEERPLVKMAKKIVAARNLPAGHKITLEDIALKSPNDGLPPNQIDRVLGRHTRRSLEADENILLDDLRDA
- a CDS encoding glycosyltransferase family 4 protein, coding for MRIALAHKRLDLRGGTEKDLYRTAEGLRDLGHEVHLFCCEFDVAAPAGVQSHQLPVLPLGRTARLVSLAVQGPKEIARFKCDVVVSFGRMLRQDVLRCGGGSHRGFLQRMALSGGVRRRLWQQLSPYHRSLLAIEEREFCSDSYKKILAVSAEVKRDLMDHYAIADERIAVIYNGVDTERFHPAKRDAIGPSVRRRNQIPLDAPLVLFVGNGFQRKGLDRLLTLWDAQPMKEVFLLVVGDDARLGHYKSWAERVAPGRIVFAGRRDDVENYYAAADLVALPSLQEAFGNVVLEALASGMPVLVSATAGAAEILAGRLKKGAVARSEDSDELAKALTDLLSSGSDASLRREARQLAEEYSWPKHFVKVDALLKEVAVH